The proteins below come from a single Solanum stenotomum isolate F172 unplaced genomic scaffold, ASM1918654v1 scaffold26812, whole genome shotgun sequence genomic window:
- the LOC125851537 gene encoding uncharacterized protein LOC125851537 has translation MVWELSKIYTQERSTEDIYLSPPYITRVWHAPSVAIHVKETLIVREDLVDWSIYTAVDEAEKALTHYNSLSATLTQQPIWAVAENYRFEPAFIEGKKLISEIGEMMNIQIIVEGAMNSSNPYFASSWRRQFVGGFILDMGVHFVAGLRMLVGCEITSLSSMNSHVDKTLPPPDNISSMFQLENGCSGVFVMVVSSKSPKVIWRVVGLNGVLQVDRGNKDGKHGYSVSLHMADGQSKSFFYPFSGVTDELKTFLSDVSTANLKKDHSSHIDPRLSFAEGARDVAVLDAMLESGKRQGALVQVKKF, from the exons ATGGTCTGGGAGCTCAGCAAAATTTACACTCAGGAAAGATCTACTGAAGATATTTATCTCTCTCCTCCGTATATTACCAGAGTTTGGCATGCTCCTTCTGTAGCTATCCATGTGAAAGAGACATTGATA GTGAGAGAGGATTTGGTTG ATTGGTCTATTTATACAGCTGTGGACGAGGCTGAAAAAGCATTGACTCACTATAATTCTCTTAGCGCCACATTGACTCAGCAACCAATATGGGCCGTTGCAGAAAATTATCGCTTTGAACCTGCCTTCATTGAG GGCAAGAAGTTAATTTCTGAAATTGGAGAAATGATGAATATCCAAATAATTGTTGAAGGAGCAATGAACAGCTCAAATCCCTACTTTGCTAGCTCCTGGAGACGCCAGTTTGTT GGTGGTTTCATTCTAGACATGGGTGTACATTTTGTAGCTGGACTTAGGATG CTTGTTGGATGTGAGATTACATCATTGTCATCCATGAATTCTCATGTGGATAAGACTTTGCCTCCTCCGGATAACATCTCGTCAATGTT TCAACTGGAGAATGGGTGTTCCGGAGTTTTTGTGATGGTGGTATCTTCGAAGTCACCAAAG GTAATCTGGCGAGTTGTGGGTTTAAACGGAGTGCTGCAAGTTGACCGTGGTAACAAGGATGGAAAGCATGGCTACTCG GTTTCCCTACATATGGCTGATGGTCAAAGCAAGAGCTTCTTTTATCCGTTTAGCGGGGTCACTGATGAACTGAAAACATTTCTATCAGATGTATCAACGGCCAACCTGAAG AAGGACCATAGCTCCCACATCGATCCTCGTCTCTCATTTGCTGAAGGTGCTCGTGATGTTGCTGTTTTGGACGCGATGCTCGAATCAGGAAAGAGACAAGGAGCTCTGGTTCAAGTAAAAAAGTTCTAA
- the LOC125851536 gene encoding FT-interacting protein 3-like has product MQKGSIHEEFALKQTAPKIVGSGVMIGGDKVTVAYDLVEQMEYLYVRVVKAKELTKDVTGSCDPYVEVKVGNYKGITKHFEKKVNPEWNYVFAFSQDRLQASYIEVCVKDKDVVLDDMIGRVVFDLVDVPRRVPPDSSLAPQWYRLEDKRGEKLKKGEIMLAVWRGTQADEAFCDAWHSDAAAVGSEGISRIRGKVYLSPRLWYIRVNVIECQDLLPSEKNRQPECCVKVMCGNQVLKTKISPIKSCNPMWNEDLVFVVAEPFEEPLVITVEDKVGSNFEFLGKCVLPLSIVPRRLDNKPVPSKWHNLEKHTVVEGEKKETKFASKIHMRLSLDGGYHVLDESIHYSSDFKPTSKLLWKSSIGLLELGIISATGLSAMKSKDGRGTTDAYCVAKYGPKWVRTRTIIDSLSPQWNEQYTWEVHDPCTVITVGVFDNGYLQGGKCTSIGKVRIRLSTLETEKVYTHSYPLIVLHPSGVKKMGEVQLAVRFSCTSYVNMLSKYTQPLFPKMHYAHPMSISQQDFLRFQTIQILSTRLGRAEPPLKKEVVDYMLDAGSHIWSVRRAKANFFRLIYVVSPLLAIGKWFDQICHWKNPLTTILIHILFVILVLYPALIVPTFFLYLFLIGIWHYRLKPIHPPHMDIHISHAHGVFPDDLDEEFDTFPTSRSSDKVRMRYDRLRSIGGRIQTVIGDLATQGERFHSLLSWRDPRASALFVTFCLFAAIVMYVTPFQVVALLIGIYVLRHPRFRHKLPSLSTSFFKRLPARADCML; this is encoded by the coding sequence ATGCAGAAAGGTTCAATACATGAAGAGTTTGCTTTAAAGCAAACAGCTCCGAAAATTGTTGGATCAGGGGTGATGATAGGAGGAGATAAGGTAACCGTTGCCTATGACCTCGTTGAGCAAATGGAATACCTCTATGTTCGCGTTGTCAAGGCTAAAGAGTTAACAAAGGATGTCACAGGGAGCTGTGATCCTTATGTTGAAGTAAAAGTTGGAAACTACAAGGGCATCACGAAGCATTTCGAGAAGAAAGTCAACCCTGAATGGAATTATGTGTTCGCGTTCTCTCAGGATAGGCTTCAAGCTTCTTACATTGAAGTATGTGTGAAAGATAAGGATGTTGTGTTGGATGATATGATAGGAAGAGTCGTGTTTGATCTCGTTGATGTACCGAGAAGAGTTCCACCGGATAGTTCATTAGCCCCACAATGGTATAGGTTAGAGGATAAAAGAggtgaaaagttgaaaaaagGGGAAATCATGCTTGCTGTTTGGAGAGGAACTCAAGCAGACGAGGCGTTTTGTGATGCGTGGCATTCGGATGCAGCAGCTGTGGGAAGTGAGGGGATTTCAAGAATTAGAGGAAAGGTATATCTTTCTCCTAGACTTTGGTATATCAGAGTTAATGTCATTGAATGTCAAGATTTGCTTCCAAGTGAAAAGAATCGACAACCCGAGTGCTGTGTGAAGGTTATGTGTGGGAATCAGGTCTTGAAAACGAAAATTTCTCCAATAAAAAGTTGCAATCCAATGTGGAATGAGGACTTGGTTTTTGTTGTAGCTGAACCATTTGAAGAGCCTTTGGTTATAACTGTGGAGGATAAAGTTGGATCGAATTTCGAGTTTTTGGGAAAATGTGTGCTTCCTTTAAGCATTGTCCCTAGAAGGCTTGACAACAAACCTGTTCCTTCTAAATGGCACAATCTTGAGAAGCATACAGTTGTAGAAGGGGAAAAAAAAGAGACTAAATTTGCTAGTAAGATTCATATGAGGCTTAGTTTGGATGGTGGATATCACGTGTTGGATGAATCAATACATTACAGTAGTGATTTCAAGCCAACGTCGAAGCTTTTATGGAAATCCAGCATTGGACTACTTGAATTGGGGATAATAAGTGCAACAGGATTGTCAGCTATGAAGTCCAAGGATGGACGAGGGACGACAGATGCCTATTGTGTAGCTAAGTATGGGCCAAAATGGGTTCGTACAAGGACAATCATCGATAGCTTGTCACCACAATGGAATGAGCAGTACACTTGGGAAGTTCATGATCCTTGTACTGTAATCACAGTAGGAGTGTTCGATAACGGATACCTACAAGGGGGGAAATGTACGAGCATTGGAAAGGTGAGGATTAGGCTCTCGACACTTGAAACAGAGAAGGTATACACACATTCCTACCCTCTTATTGTCCTGCATCCATCAGGCGTTAAAAAGATGGGAGAAGTTCAACTAGCTGTGAGGTTTTCGTGTACGTCTTATGTCAATATGTTGTCTAAATACACTCAACCGTTGTTTCCAAAGATGCATTATGCTCATCCAATGTCTATCAGTCAGCAAGATTTCCTCAGGTTCCAAACTATTCAAATACTTTCAACGAGGCTAGGACGAGCAGAGCCACCGTTGAAAAAAGAGGTCGTGGACTACATGCTAGATGCTGGTTCGCATATATGGAGCGTAAGGAGAGCTAAGGCTAACTTTTTCAGATTAATCTATGTTGTGAGTCCACTATTGGCTATTGGAAAATGGTTTGATCAAATATGTCATTGGAAGAATCCACTCACAACAATTCTAATCCATATACTCTTTGTTATATTAGTCCTTTACCCTGCATTGATTGTTCCTACATTCTTTCTTTACCTATTCTTGATTGGTATTTGGCACTATAGATTGAAACCAATACATCCACCTCACATGGACATCCATATTTCACATGCTCACGGTGTTTTCCCCGATGATTTGGATGAAGAATTCGATACATTCCCAACATCAAGAAGCTCGGATAAGGTGAGGAtgagatatgatcgtttgaggAGCATTGGGGGCAGGATTCAGACCGTGATAGGGGACTTAGCGACTCAAGGGGAAAGGTTTCATTCATTGTTAAGCTGGAGAGATCCAAGGGCATCGGCTTTGTTCGTGACATTCTGTTTGTTTGCTGCAATAGTCATGTATGTCACACCATTCCAAGTTGTCGCGCTTCTCATTGGAATCTACGTGTTAAGGCACCCGAGATTTCGCCATAAACTTCCTTCATTGTCTACTAGTTTCTTCAAGAGGCTGCCTGCAAGAGCAGATTGCATGTTGTAG
- the LOC125851538 gene encoding G-type lectin S-receptor-like serine/threonine-protein kinase LECRK3 — MNDNGNFVVMGRNSNDPLWESFRNPTNTLLPNQTLERGSFLVSQKSQANFTQGRFYLRMLDNGNMVLVTQSVSSNMDYDDEYYNTQTSDTTNATNSGDKLVFEENGVMYVLKRNNQRQILTPQSIPSASDNYHRVTLNFDGVLSHYYHSRMLNSSGWNILWSQPDNICIEIDGDKGPGSCGYNNVCSLGTNSRPVCNCPKGYSLVDPNDAYGDCKPDFSISCDEVGRGSPDDFYSFITIRDTDWPKSDFQKISPSTEQDCQNVCLNDCFCVVAIYRSNSCWKKKLPLSNGRIDTNLNSKAFMKIRKDGVPPLSTPGFPNSGSSRSKNWRNLAVVLSGLLGSSVLVNILFISVFCWGFFHIYKKKMKISRPTSHVADSMCHSFTYKELVEATKDFKEELGRGAFGIVYKGVMPIGSRNVVAIKKLDRVAHEAEKEFITEVNVISQTHHKNLVRLLGYCNEGAHRLLVYEYMSNGTLASFIFGDLKPTWSQRTNIAMGVARGLAYLHEECSTQIIHCDIKPQNILLDDHHVARISDFGLSKLMMINQSRTLTNIRGTRGYVALEWFRNSQITVKVDVYSFGVLLLEIITCRKNYENEEATDQR; from the exons ATGAATGATAATGGGAATTTTGTTGTAATGGGAAGAAATTCCAATGATCCATTGTGGGAAAGTTTTAGAAATCCAACTAATACTTTGTTGCCAAATCAAACACTGGAAAGAGGAagcttccttgtttctcaaaagTCACAAGCTAATTTCACTCAAG GTAGGTTTTATCTTCGGATGCTTGATAATGGGAATATGGTGCTTGTCACACAAAGTGTGTCTTCCAATATGGATTATGATGATGAGTACTATAACACTCAAACTTCTGATACAACAAATGCAACAAATTCAGGGGATAAGCTGGTTTTCGAAGAGAATGGGGTGATGTATGTATTGAAGCGAAACAATCAAAGGCAAATTCTTACTCCGCAATCCATTCCTTCAGCTTCGGACAATTATCATCGTGTGACACTTAACTTTGATGGAGTTCTTAGTCATTATTATCATTCAAGGATGTTGAATAGCAGTGGCTGGAATATTCTTTGGTCTCAGCCGGATAATATATGCATCGAAATTGATGGAGACAAAGGACCTGGTTCTTGTGGTTACAACAATGTATGCAGTCTTGGTACAAACAGCAGACCAGTTTGTAACTGTCCTAAAGGATATTCGTTGGTTGATCCGAACGATGCTTATGGTGACTGCAAACCAGATTTTTCTATAAGTTGTGATGAAGTTGGGAGGGGTTCACCTGATGATTTTTACAGTTTTATCACGATTCGTGATACTGATTGGCCGAAATCAGATTTTCAGAAAATTAGCCCTTCTACTGAACAAGACTGCCAAAATGTTTGTTTGAATGATTGTTTCTGTGTTGTTGCCATTTATAGAAGCAATAGTTGCTGGAAAAAGAAGCTTCCGTTATCGAATGGGAGAATAGACaccaatttgaattcaaaagcTTTTATGAAAATAAGGAAAGATGGTGTTCCTCCTCTGAGTACTCCTGGCTTTCCAAATTCAGGATCTAGTCGTAGCAAGAATTGGCGAAATCTGGCTGTTGTGTTGTCCGGGCTCTTAGGAAGTTCTGTGTTGGTAAATATTCTTTTCATCAGTGTATTCTGTTGGGGATTCTTCCACatttacaaaaagaaaatgaagatatcGCGCCCTACGAGTCATGTGGCAGACTCTATGTGTCATAGTTTTACATACAAAGAACTTGTAGAAGCCACAAAAGACTTCAAGGAAGAGCTAGGCAGGGGTGCATTTGGGATTGTTTACAAAGGGGTAATGCCTATCGGTTCAAGAAACGTTGTCGCTATAAAGAAGCTGGACAGAGTTGCTCATGAGGCAGAGAAGGAATTCATAACTGAAGTAAATGTGATTAGTCAGACTCATCACAAGAATTTGGTCCGTCTGCTTGGATATTGTAACGAGGGAGCTCATCGTTTGTTGGTCTACGAGTATATGAGTAATGGAACTCTTGCAAGTTtcatttttggtgatctgaaacCTACTTGGAGTCAGAGGACAAATATCGCGATGGGGGTTGCAAGGGGACTTGCATACCTCCACGAAGAGTGTAGTACACAGATTATCCATTGCGACATAAAGCCTCAAAACATTCTCCTTGATGATCATCATGTTGCACGAATATCAGATTTTGGATTGTCTAAACTGATGATGATTAACCAGAGTCGAACGCTTACTAATATTAGAGGAACAAGAGGTTATGTTGCACTAGAATGGTTCAGGAATAGTCAAATCACCGTTAAGGTAGACGTTTACAGCTTTGGTGTACTACTTCTAGAGATCATCACTTGTCGGAAAAACTATGAGAATGAGGAAGCTACGGACCAGAGGTGA